The Panicum virgatum strain AP13 chromosome 5K, P.virgatum_v5, whole genome shotgun sequence genome has a window encoding:
- the LOC120709968 gene encoding uncharacterized protein LOC120709968 has product MFSAMSALLSSLARRLVPLRRRKSIASSGFAARRPFFPCGAGRRDVSDDGSPFVVKRGRTARKAVKPRSVGERKRGRGGGHHLLDGGDDGAPCVWRRAILLGRRCQPLEFTGAIHYDCEGQRLWQPRTPPQSSPLLMSPVRLLHPSELGYMDRA; this is encoded by the coding sequence ATGTTCAGCGCCATGtccgccctcctctcctccctcgcccGGCGGCTGGTGCCGCTCCGGCGCCGGAAGAGCATCGCGTCCTCCGGCTTCGCCGCCAGGCGGCCCTTCTTCCCGTgcggcgcgggccgccgcgACGTCAGCGACGACGGCAGCCCCTTCGTCGTCAAGCGCGGCAGGACGGCGAGGAAGGCGGTGAAGCCCAGAAGTGTCGGCGAGCGGAAGCGCGGGCGAGGCGGCGGGCATCACCtcctggacggcggcgacgacggggcGCCGTGCGTGTGGCGGCGGGCGATACTGCTGGGACGGAGGTGTCAGCCGCTGGAGTTCACGGGGGCGATACACTACGACTGCGAGGGGCAGCGGCTGTGGCagccccgcacgccgccgcagtCCTCGCCGCTGCTGATGAGCCCCGTCCGTCTTCTCCACCCTTCCGAGCTCGGCTACATGGATCGCGCCTAG